From a single Arachis hypogaea cultivar Tifrunner chromosome 3, arahy.Tifrunner.gnm2.J5K5, whole genome shotgun sequence genomic region:
- the LOC112789396 gene encoding serine/threonine-protein kinase-like protein At3g51990 yields MGYLSFSCRAESAVSTSNSLTPSPSSSSSSTTTTSKKQNNKEKEKPIKIQHFHYSDLEAATNGFSERKLLGKGSHGYVYKAVVRGRPVAVKRPSRPHHPNLPPKPSPMVSSSSSSASAPEFIISNNEVDNEIDILSKIQSPRLVNLVGFTNDSQDRLLVVEFMSNGTLYDVLHSSSSNNNNNNKLPNWGRRVRLALQTAKAIDTLHSSTPPVIHRDIKSANVLIDRNFNARLGDFGLALMCHVDDYRLRSTPPAGTMGYLDPCYVTPDNLSTKNDVFSFGILLLEIISGRKAIDVTYSPPSIVDWAIPLIKKGKLMSVYDPRIAPPKDPIVRKQLALIAAKCVRNCRERRPSMSEIVNWLNGLCKLVPLHSWNGFNNPCMMVETMGRPVEAATRNDSNNNNEKDKMSSRLELDFLDERLSKSAMRYSRRVYSDLGFSSNLMDLMATTEEPEFLRDADGNGNGNGVLEHSSSCKSAEQVSSSSSRFGSGRYFTKGRNFYKPCGTYKDVLDLSKGQIVVGNGGDDNGASCSNLNSLAAEAV; encoded by the coding sequence ATGGGGTACCTCAGTTTCTCTTGCAGAGCTGAATCCGCAGTTTCAACCTCCAATTCTCTCACACCATcaccttcttcttcgtcttcttccaccaccaccacctcaaagaaacagaacaacaaagaaaaagaaaaacccatCAAGATCCAACACTTCCATTACAGTGACCTTGAAGCTGCCACGAATGGCTTCTCAGAGCGCAAGCTCCTCGGCAAAGGAAGCCATGGTTATGTCTATAAAGCTGTTGTACGTGGCCGTCCTGTGGCAGTGAAAAGACCATCAAGACCCCATCATCCTAATTTACCTCCAAAACCATCGCcaatggtttcttcttcttcttcctctgcatcTGCACCAGAGTTCATCATCAGCAACAACGAGGTTGACAACGAGATCGATATCTTGTCCAAAATCCAGAGCCCGAGGCTGGTGAACTTGGTTGGTTTCACAAATGATTCACAGGACAGGCTTCTGGTTGTTGAGTTCATGAGCAATGGAACACTCTATGatgttcttcattcttcttcttctaataataacaataacaacaagctTCCGAATTGGGGAAGAAGGGTTCGTTTGGCATTGCAAACTGCAAAGGCAATTGATACCCTTCATTCATCAACACCACCTGTGATCCACAGAGATATTAAATCAGCAAATGTTCTGATTGATAGAAACTTCAATGCAAGGTTAGGTGATTTTGGTTTGGCTCTTATGTGCCATGTTGATGATTATAGACTAAGGTCAACTCCACCAGCTGGCACAATGGGGTACCTTGATCCTTGTTATGTTACTCCTGATAATTTGAGCACTAAAAATGATGTCTTTAGTTTTGGGATTTTGTTGCTTGAGATTATTAGTGGAAGGAAAGCCATTGATGTAACATATTCGCCACCTTCTATTGTGGATTGGGCCATTCCATTGATAAAGAAAGGGAAGCTTATGAGTGTTTATGATCCAAGGATTGCTCCTCCTAAGGATCCTATTGTGAGGAAGCAATTGGCTTTGATTGCTGCAAAGTGTGTTAGGAATTGTAGGGAGAGAAGGCCTTCCATGAGTGAGATTGTGAATTGGCTCAATGGTTTGTGTAAATTGgttcctcttcattcatggaatgGTTTCAATAATCCTTGCATGATGGTTGAGACTATGGGAAGGCCAGTTGAAGCAGCAACAAGAAAtgattctaataataataatgagaaaGACAAAATGAGTTCAAGATTGGAACTTGATTTCTTGGATGAGAGGTTGTCTAAATCTGCAATGAGGTATTCAAGGAGGGTCTATTCTGATTTGGGATTTAGTAGTAACTTGATGGATCTTATGGCTACAACTGAGGAGCCTGAGTTTCTAAGAGATGCTGATGGTAATGGTAATGGTAATGGTGTTTTGGAGCATAGTTCAAGTTGTAAATCTGCTGAACAAGTTTCTTCTTCAAGCTCAAGGTTTGGAAGTGGAAGGTATTTCACAAAAGGAAGAAACTTTTATAAGCCTTGTGGTACTTATAAGGATGTATTGGATTTGAGTAAAGGTCAAATTGTTGTTGGTAATGGTGGTGATGATAATGGTGCTTCTTGTTCTAATTTGAATTCTCTTGCTGCTGAGGCTGTTTAG